From a region of the Helicobacter hepaticus ATCC 51449 genome:
- the glyS gene encoding glycine--tRNA ligase subunit beta gives MKSSYLPLLIEIFTEELPALPFLKELPHMVEKWQKIAQKHRITSTPTLYFTPRRIVLYEQNFATHTQDILIESYGPPLAIAFINGDKTKGLSKAGESFFKKLELPTNTPYEIRIKENKEVLYYAKMQKGVQTKDIVGEILIEWLKALQFGKSMFWGNLNESFIRPVRNIFILLGEQSVSFNAFGLHSIAQTYPHRDISFEPYAITSPSDYFQSLEKSKVILEQNKRRAMILEQIVVIESQENIKVEIDEALLNEIVAITEYPRAAYGIFDKQFLQLPNEVIITSMKENQRYFATYKDGHLHNGFVLVANSTAANLGPIVQGNQKVLKARLSDAVFFYENDLKNGFAPEKLGQILFVDGLGSLLDKTKRESVIALELLKFYTHKIDMKIQESQEILSTAVKYAKADLLTEMVYEFTELQGIIGYYYAQSFGMHPLVAQAIKEQYLPTGEDSPLPSHILSAILALSIKLDNIFALFSIDKIPSGSKDPFALRRAANGVIKIIWHYGLDFDLSIDIPRLYQAGGYKPSNMQRIESFFLERLEGMLKVNPSLIRCVLNARVNNAKVRNLNTIIHNIEALSAFFEKSDKQSLITLFKRVANILNDDIIPTHIDESLLSFPQEIALYQALKALKAKEFKDISEHIATLFSLKEPLEAFFASVLVNDNDNAIKTNRQMLILSIYNEFLRIGDIKDITL, from the coding sequence TTGAAATCATCATATTTGCCCTTACTTATTGAAATTTTCACTGAAGAACTCCCCGCTCTCCCTTTTCTCAAAGAGTTACCGCATATGGTAGAAAAATGGCAAAAAATTGCGCAAAAACACCGCATTACTTCTACGCCCACTCTCTATTTCACACCGCGCCGCATTGTGCTTTATGAGCAAAACTTCGCCACTCATACACAAGATATTCTTATAGAATCTTATGGTCCTCCCCTTGCTATTGCTTTTATTAATGGTGATAAAACAAAGGGTCTAAGCAAAGCGGGTGAAAGCTTCTTCAAAAAACTTGAGTTGCCAACAAACACGCCTTATGAAATAAGAATCAAAGAGAATAAAGAAGTCCTCTATTATGCCAAAATGCAAAAAGGTGTGCAAACAAAAGATATTGTAGGAGAGATACTCATAGAGTGGCTCAAGGCATTGCAATTTGGCAAAAGTATGTTTTGGGGCAACTTAAATGAAAGCTTTATCCGCCCTGTGCGCAATATTTTTATCTTACTTGGAGAACAAAGTGTTTCTTTTAATGCTTTTGGGCTGCATAGCATTGCCCAAACTTATCCACACCGAGATATAAGCTTTGAGCCTTATGCCATTACCTCTCCTTCTGATTATTTTCAATCCTTAGAAAAAAGCAAAGTCATACTTGAACAAAACAAACGAAGAGCAATGATTTTAGAGCAAATTGTAGTCATAGAATCGCAAGAAAACATAAAGGTAGAAATTGATGAAGCATTGCTTAATGAAATTGTAGCCATTACAGAATATCCACGCGCAGCGTATGGAATCTTTGATAAGCAGTTCTTACAGCTACCCAATGAGGTCATTATTACTTCAATGAAAGAAAATCAACGATATTTTGCCACCTACAAAGACGGGCATCTCCACAATGGTTTTGTGCTTGTTGCTAATTCTACTGCTGCTAATCTTGGACCTATTGTGCAGGGCAATCAAAAGGTTTTAAAAGCGCGCCTCTCTGATGCTGTATTTTTCTATGAAAATGACCTTAAAAATGGATTTGCTCCTGAAAAATTAGGGCAGATTCTATTTGTTGATGGGCTAGGTTCATTACTTGATAAAACTAAGCGCGAAAGCGTCATTGCACTTGAATTGCTCAAATTTTATACTCATAAGATAGATATGAAGATTCAAGAATCCCAAGAAATATTAAGCACTGCAGTGAAGTATGCAAAGGCTGATTTACTCACAGAAATGGTATATGAATTTACTGAACTGCAGGGAATTATAGGCTATTATTATGCGCAAAGCTTTGGTATGCACCCACTTGTTGCTCAAGCTATCAAAGAACAATATCTTCCCACAGGGGAAGATTCTCCACTTCCTAGCCATATACTTAGCGCAATCCTCGCCCTTAGTATCAAGCTTGATAACATTTTTGCTCTCTTTAGCATTGATAAGATTCCTAGCGGCTCAAAAGACCCTTTTGCTCTGCGCAGGGCTGCAAATGGGGTCATTAAAATTATATGGCATTATGGACTAGATTTTGACTTGAGCATTGATATACCTCGCTTATATCAAGCAGGAGGCTATAAACCAAGCAATATGCAGCGCATTGAATCTTTTTTTCTTGAACGACTTGAGGGTATGCTCAAGGTTAATCCCTCTCTTATCCGATGTGTGCTTAATGCTCGTGTCAATAACGCAAAAGTGCGTAATCTCAACACCATTATACACAACATTGAAGCACTAAGCGCATTTTTTGAAAAAAGTGACAAACAATCTCTCATTACGCTTTTTAAACGCGTAGCAAATATTCTTAACGATGATATAATACCCACACACATTGACGAATCTCTCTTAAGTTTTCCTCAAGAAATTGCCCTTTACCAAGCTCTTAAAGCTCTTAAAGCAAAGGAATTTAAGGACATAAGTGAGCATATTGCTACACTTTTTTCACTCAAAGAACCCTTAGAAGCATTTTTTGCTTCTGTGCTTGTAAATGATAATGATAATGCCATTAAGACAAATCGTCAAATGCTTATTTTGAGCATATATAATGAATTTCTCCGCATTGGGGATATTAAGGACATTACACTTTGA
- a CDS encoding ABC transporter permease has protein sequence MKSLYQIFILESKNIFTSVSAMLIIFGGSLFYLFLYPTPYYEDVVSAQKIALIDYDNTSSSRELIALIRASPHLELVGILDNPQKAQNLIESNRIYGLLIIPKDFEKHLYKHIPPTIPIMANASYLLIYGAIANAAADVINEFNTLHKTKLNVQEYDILQPTFIPLFNPSMGYINYTLAPVLIFILHQTLVAGAGIIGGTQNQQFSQGMRNYYSWANPLILVLCKIIVFFCIYALLFAFYFGFAYAFYGVNVNASILDFWLFSIAFILSTAAFGVFFGSLLPKRALSTQIIMLASMPIVFLLGFMWPQAQIAPWASDVIAFLPAYHGINGLLQLNQMGASFGSVWEYFMSLLFLGIVYAGASALVIYKKTLRW, from the coding sequence TTGAAATCATTGTATCAAATCTTTATACTTGAATCAAAAAATATATTTACCTCTGTTTCAGCTATGCTCATTATTTTTGGGGGCTCGCTTTTTTATCTTTTCCTCTATCCCACGCCTTATTATGAAGATGTCGTAAGTGCGCAAAAAATTGCACTTATTGATTATGATAATACTTCCTCATCGCGCGAACTCATTGCGCTTATAAGGGCATCGCCACATTTAGAGCTTGTAGGGATTCTTGATAATCCACAAAAAGCACAAAATCTCATAGAATCTAATCGCATTTATGGCTTACTTATTATTCCTAAAGATTTTGAAAAACATCTCTATAAGCATATCCCGCCCACAATTCCTATTATGGCAAATGCTTCGTATTTGCTTATTTATGGTGCCATTGCTAATGCTGCTGCTGATGTCATCAATGAATTTAACACACTTCATAAAACAAAGCTCAATGTGCAAGAATATGACATTTTACAGCCCACATTTATCCCTCTTTTCAACCCTTCAATGGGCTATATTAACTATACTCTAGCACCTGTGCTTATTTTTATTTTGCACCAAACGCTTGTCGCTGGAGCTGGAATCATCGGTGGCACACAGAATCAACAATTTTCTCAAGGTATGCGAAATTACTATTCTTGGGCAAATCCATTGATTTTAGTATTATGCAAAATAATTGTATTTTTTTGTATTTACGCTTTGCTTTTTGCATTTTATTTTGGCTTTGCATATGCATTTTATGGCGTGAATGTCAATGCTAGTATTCTTGATTTTTGGCTTTTTAGCATTGCTTTTATTCTTTCAACTGCTGCATTTGGCGTATTTTTTGGCTCATTGCTTCCCAAACGCGCCCTATCAACGCAAATCATTATGCTCGCCTCTATGCCCATAGTATTTTTACTAGGCTTTATGTGGCCTCAAGCACAAATCGCTCCTTGGGCAAGTGATGTTATTGCCTTTTTGCCTGCATATCACGGAATCAATGGACTTTTACAACTTAACCAAATGGGCGCTAGCTTTGGCAGTGTATGGGAATATTTTATGAGCTTACTATTTTTAGGCATAGTGTATGCAGGTGCGAGTGCCCTTGTGATTTATAAAAAAACTTTACGTTGGTAA
- the tsf gene encoding translation elongation factor Ts — translation MADIPAQLVKQLREMTDAGMMDCKKALVETEGNLEKAVEYLREKGLSKAAKKADRIASEGIVSVEVANDFSKASIIEINSETDFVAKNDTFKELVAQTSKIVYDNALSSAQSLHTMSIGGVKFEEYLQQNIAKIGENIVVRRIASIEAQGKGIVNGYVHSNGRVGVLIAMKFDKESSKVACVELAKSICMHAAAMKPQVLSYTQLEYEFIQKEKVALIAELQKENEEFKRLGKPLHKIPQYISRSELTESVLQAQEQKLREDLKAQGKPEAIWDKILPGQMERFVADSTLLDQRLTLLGQFYVMDDKKTIAQVLEAKSKELGDEIEIIEYIRFELGEGIEKKVEDFAAEVAAQMQ, via the coding sequence ATGGCAGATATTCCAGCACAGCTTGTAAAACAGCTTCGTGAGATGACAGATGCAGGTATGATGGACTGCAAAAAAGCACTTGTAGAAACAGAGGGTAATCTTGAAAAAGCGGTAGAATACTTGCGCGAAAAAGGCTTAAGCAAAGCAGCCAAAAAGGCTGATAGGATAGCAAGTGAAGGTATTGTGAGTGTAGAGGTGGCAAATGATTTTAGCAAAGCAAGCATTATTGAGATTAATTCAGAAACAGATTTTGTAGCCAAAAATGATACATTCAAAGAGCTTGTAGCGCAAACATCAAAAATTGTATATGATAATGCTCTCTCTAGTGCGCAATCTCTGCATACAATGAGTATTGGTGGTGTAAAATTTGAGGAATACCTCCAACAAAACATTGCTAAAATTGGTGAAAATATCGTTGTGCGTCGCATTGCTAGTATTGAAGCACAAGGAAAAGGCATTGTGAATGGTTATGTGCATTCAAATGGACGCGTAGGCGTGCTTATTGCGATGAAGTTTGATAAAGAAAGTTCAAAAGTTGCTTGTGTAGAGCTTGCTAAGAGTATCTGTATGCACGCTGCTGCAATGAAACCTCAAGTATTAAGCTACACACAGCTTGAATATGAATTTATTCAAAAAGAAAAAGTTGCTCTTATTGCTGAATTACAAAAGGAAAATGAGGAGTTTAAAAGGCTTGGTAAGCCATTACATAAGATTCCACAATACATCAGCCGCAGCGAACTTACAGAATCTGTGCTTCAAGCACAAGAGCAAAAGTTACGAGAAGATTTAAAAGCTCAAGGCAAGCCAGAAGCAATTTGGGATAAAATTTTGCCCGGACAAATGGAGCGATTTGTGGCTGATAGCACATTGCTTGACCAAAGATTGACACTTTTAGGGCAATTTTATGTAATGGACGACAAAAAAACGATTGCTCAAGTGCTTGAGGCTAAATCTAAAGAGCTAGGTGATGAGATTGAAATAATTGAGTATATCCGCTTTGAGTTGGGTGAGGGTATTGAGAAAAAAGTTGAGGATTTTGCTGCCGAAGTCGCTGCACAAATGCAATAA
- the rpsB gene encoding 30S ribosomal protein S2, translating into MVTMKDLLECGVHFGHQTRRWNPKMKRFIFGVRKNIHIIDLQKTLRYFRYTYNIIKQAASEGKVIMFVGTKRQASETLKQYAESVNAPYVNYRWLGGMLTNFSTIKKSIRRLEIIEEMESSGQIDLLTKKEKLMLQRKKEKLDKYLGGVRHMKKAPDMIFVIDAAKEKIAVAEARRLGIPVVAPLDTNCDPDMVDYPIPGNDDAIRSIQLFCKEISEAILEGRSENKDEQNEQGEQIAPVTNEEKQEILDEVTAEVATQMQEEA; encoded by the coding sequence ATGGTAACAATGAAAGACCTACTTGAATGTGGTGTGCATTTTGGACATCAAACTCGTCGCTGGAATCCAAAGATGAAAAGATTTATCTTTGGCGTGAGAAAAAATATTCACATTATTGACTTGCAAAAGACTTTACGCTACTTTCGCTACACTTATAATATTATTAAACAAGCAGCAAGTGAGGGTAAAGTGATTATGTTTGTGGGCACAAAGCGACAAGCAAGTGAAACATTAAAACAATATGCAGAATCTGTAAATGCGCCTTATGTTAATTACCGATGGCTTGGCGGAATGCTCACGAATTTTAGCACAATCAAAAAATCAATTCGCAGACTTGAAATTATTGAAGAAATGGAGAGCAGCGGGCAAATTGATTTGCTCACGAAGAAAGAAAAGCTTATGTTGCAACGCAAAAAAGAAAAGCTTGATAAATATCTTGGCGGTGTGCGACATATGAAAAAAGCCCCTGATATGATTTTTGTCATTGATGCAGCAAAAGAGAAAATTGCTGTAGCAGAAGCAAGACGGCTTGGTATTCCTGTGGTTGCACCACTTGATACAAACTGCGACCCTGATATGGTAGATTATCCTATTCCGGGTAATGATGATGCGATACGTTCCATTCAGCTCTTTTGCAAAGAAATAAGTGAGGCAATTTTAGAGGGGCGCTCTGAAAATAAAGATGAGCAGAATGAGCAAGGAGAGCAAATTGCTCCAGTCACTAATGAAGAAAAGCAAGAGATTCTTGATGAAGTAACTGCTGAAGTTGCTACACAAATGCAAGAGGAGGCATAA
- a CDS encoding RNA polymerase factor sigma-54: MSVGGKLRSNLNIKTRLSTTLKSWLPILQSGVMELEETLNAIVEENPYASVQSQMTQSLQSKSYKKSHLSSNTSNDRFESIHISQQSLYEVLEEQIDSTLFPTEISRTIALKIVENLNDEGYLDTAVGEIACELGLNEEDVERVRQRFAYLEPYGVGAKDVIESFLFQLSNTELEGESYDLAACVIRDLQNHSKYKNHAAYNEVMKIIKSFRNPPAIEFGAKEAEVIPDIFIFERVKTDALKNTTYELEVSINDVYYPKILIEEKIKGIEAHKESAEFLKTKLKEAKDLVDALDMRKATILKIAIALRENQYDFFMGGEIRPMKLKDIAQDLGYAPSTISRAIANKYLECDRGIFPIKSFFTAAIDGDTSNASIKDFILNLIKNEDRKKPLSDLKILKSVEQKFALKMVRRTITKYRQQLNIASSSERKKLYEMSV; this comes from the coding sequence ATGAGTGTAGGGGGTAAGCTACGAAGTAATCTCAATATTAAGACGCGCCTTTCAACAACGCTAAAGAGTTGGTTGCCTATTTTACAAAGTGGCGTTATGGAGCTTGAAGAGACGCTCAATGCTATTGTAGAAGAAAACCCCTATGCTAGCGTGCAAAGCCAAATGACCCAGAGTTTGCAGTCTAAAAGCTATAAGAAATCTCATCTTTCTTCAAATACGTCAAATGACCGCTTTGAATCTATACATATTAGCCAACAAAGCCTCTATGAAGTGCTTGAGGAACAAATTGATTCGACTTTGTTTCCTACCGAAATTTCACGCACTATCGCGCTTAAGATTGTAGAAAATCTAAATGATGAGGGATATTTAGATACAGCAGTGGGTGAGATAGCTTGTGAATTGGGATTGAATGAAGAAGATGTAGAGCGTGTAAGGCAGAGATTTGCATATCTTGAGCCTTATGGTGTGGGTGCAAAAGATGTAATAGAATCTTTTCTTTTTCAGTTGAGCAATACTGAATTAGAGGGCGAAAGCTATGATTTGGCTGCGTGTGTGATACGTGATTTGCAAAATCATAGCAAATATAAAAATCACGCTGCATACAATGAAGTAATGAAAATTATTAAGAGCTTTAGGAATCCGCCTGCAATTGAGTTTGGAGCGAAAGAGGCTGAAGTGATTCCTGATATTTTTATCTTTGAACGAGTAAAAACTGATGCACTCAAAAATACTACCTATGAGCTTGAAGTGTCAATTAATGATGTGTATTATCCCAAGATTTTGATTGAGGAGAAAATTAAAGGTATAGAGGCACATAAGGAGAGTGCAGAGTTTTTGAAAACCAAACTTAAAGAAGCAAAAGATTTAGTTGATGCGCTTGATATGCGTAAAGCCACCATTTTAAAAATTGCCATTGCCTTGCGCGAGAATCAATATGATTTTTTTATGGGCGGGGAGATTCGCCCTATGAAACTTAAAGATATTGCCCAAGATTTAGGATATGCACCTAGCACCATTTCGCGTGCTATTGCCAATAAGTATCTTGAATGCGACAGGGGGATTTTCCCTATCAAAAGCTTTTTTACCGCAGCCATTGATGGAGACACTTCAAATGCTTCAATTAAGGATTTTATATTGAATCTTATCAAAAATGAAGACAGAAAAAAACCTTTGAGTGATTTGAAGATTCTAAAAAGTGTAGAGCAAAAATTTGCTCTTAAAATGGTGCGGCGCACGATTACTAAATATCGCCAACAGCTCAATATTGCAAGCTCTAGTGAGCGTAAAAAACTCTATGAAATGAGTGTATAA
- the lptB gene encoding LPS export ABC transporter ATP-binding protein, with product MNKLSAHNLNKHIKKTKIVQDISLEVNSGEVVGLLGPNGAGKTTTFYMICGLLHPSSGKVMLNHTDITKLPLHQRSNLGIGYLPQESSIFKDLSTEENLMLAAEISIKNAKDRQIKIEKMLEEFNIEPIRSRKGVSLSGGERRRVEIARALVKDPKFILLDEPFAGVDPRAVSDIQNIILRLTELDIGVLITDHNVRETLSVCSRTYVIKGGALLASGNAEEIYANELVRKYYLGEHFKA from the coding sequence ATGAATAAGCTTTCTGCACATAATCTCAATAAACATATTAAAAAAACAAAAATCGTTCAAGATATTTCTCTTGAAGTTAATAGTGGTGAAGTAGTGGGGCTTTTGGGTCCAAATGGAGCAGGTAAAACAACTACTTTTTATATGATTTGTGGGTTACTACACCCAAGCTCTGGAAAGGTTATGCTTAATCATACTGATATTACTAAACTCCCTCTGCATCAGCGCTCCAACCTAGGAATTGGTTATCTTCCTCAAGAATCGAGTATTTTTAAAGATTTAAGCACAGAGGAAAATCTTATGCTCGCAGCAGAGATAAGTATCAAAAATGCGAAAGATAGGCAGATTAAAATTGAAAAAATGCTTGAAGAATTTAATATTGAACCCATTCGTTCAAGAAAAGGCGTAAGCTTAAGTGGTGGAGAGAGGAGAAGAGTAGAAATAGCACGTGCGCTTGTGAAAGACCCAAAGTTTATTTTGCTTGATGAACCTTTTGCCGGTGTAGATCCACGCGCAGTAAGTGATATACAAAATATTATTTTGAGGCTTACAGAGCTTGATATTGGTGTTCTTATAACTGACCATAATGTGCGCGAGACACTATCAGTTTGCTCTCGCACCTATGTAATTAAAGGTGGGGCACTTCTTGCGAGTGGGAATGCAGAGGAAATTTATGCAAATGAATTAGTGCGCAAATACTATTTGGGAGAGCATTTTAAAGCATGA
- the tsaE gene encoding tRNA (adenosine(37)-N6)-threonylcarbamoyltransferase complex ATPase subunit type 1 TsaE: MCEYVLSESAVGELCHTLKNKICKGYIVLLRGDLGSGKTTLVRSFVASENKQRKEEVTSPTFSLAQAYKSQDYGVIYHYDIYRKDIQDMLELGLLEMFEEEGLHFVEWGDEHLEKILRQNGFKVMSITINTNATLDNRIYKVAL, from the coding sequence ATGTGTGAATATGTGTTAAGCGAATCTGCGGTTGGGGAGCTTTGTCATACTTTAAAAAACAAAATTTGTAAAGGCTATATAGTGCTTTTAAGAGGGGATTTAGGAAGTGGCAAAACGACTTTGGTGCGTTCTTTTGTAGCATCTGAAAATAAGCAGCGTAAAGAAGAAGTTACTTCACCCACATTTAGCCTGGCACAAGCTTATAAAAGTCAAGATTATGGCGTGATTTACCATTATGATATTTATCGCAAGGACATACAGGATATGCTTGAATTAGGATTGCTTGAAATGTTTGAGGAAGAAGGGCTGCATTTTGTGGAATGGGGTGATGAGCATTTAGAAAAGATATTGCGTCAAAATGGCTTTAAGGTAATGAGTATTACCATAAATACAAATGCAACGCTTGATAATAGAATCTATAAGGTAGCCCTATGA